A genomic stretch from bacterium includes:
- the rnr gene encoding ribonuclease R, which yields MKADRSHSAAEQAALSLLSREGRPMAVREIVNILKIPANERPALRKKMRALAEAGTLVRVRARYALPESLSLCRGVFRGHRQGYGFVLPAPGSAEEKKGDVFISRSRTRGAMDGDQVSARVEKVGEDGRREGSIVSIDVRAHSSLVGRLVVEGRRAWVEPQDTHISHPVYLPAGGWKGVRRGEWVEVEITRFPGPRTEAQGNILRAFGYPEDPAAEQRMIIAKYGLREDFPVKVLKEAEEWRAPRESDPLPEGVEDLRDLTVLSIDPRTARDRDDALSIEALEGGVRRLGVHIADVSHYVPAGTAIDGEASRRGNSVYFPDRAIPMLPPKLSGDVCSLSSGEVRRTLSAFLDFNAKGERVGFRLTFGWIRSRGQLTYHGAGAVLEGRQIPEEAEYRAAAGLKKELDEIAALSRLLHARRMTQGSLDFELPEAEVILDEKGAPRAIERAPRNAAHRLVEECMLAANCAVAEFLEKAGGAAVYRVHDAPVAEKLQAVRFVLAQLGLPAPQADALARPGALQEVLAAAAGKDIERFVNLVVLRSMRLARYAPAPGLHFGLGFSHYTHFTSPIRRYADLLVHRRLKRLLRGDRSRPNADALAESCAHISETERTAEAAERDMVAFHKALFMKDRVGERFSGHISGAAAFGIFVELADIFVEGMVPLAALADDYYRFIPEEFSVLGERTGRRFRLGDPVSVRVVGVDLGKREVEFELLGGGG from the coding sequence ATGAAAGCGGACCGGTCCCATTCCGCGGCCGAACAGGCGGCGCTCTCCCTCCTCTCCCGGGAGGGGCGGCCCATGGCGGTGCGGGAGATCGTCAATATCCTCAAAATTCCGGCCAACGAACGACCCGCCCTCCGCAAAAAGATGCGCGCCCTCGCGGAGGCGGGCACCCTGGTCCGCGTGCGCGCGCGCTACGCGCTGCCGGAGAGCCTCTCCCTTTGCCGGGGCGTTTTCCGGGGGCACCGGCAGGGCTACGGCTTCGTGTTGCCCGCGCCGGGGAGCGCCGAGGAGAAGAAGGGAGATGTCTTCATCTCGCGGAGCCGGACGCGGGGCGCGATGGACGGCGATCAGGTGAGCGCCCGCGTCGAGAAGGTGGGGGAGGACGGCCGGCGCGAGGGGAGCATCGTTTCGATTGATGTGCGCGCCCATTCCTCCCTGGTGGGCCGGTTGGTGGTGGAAGGGCGGCGGGCCTGGGTCGAGCCTCAGGACACGCACATCTCCCATCCGGTTTATCTCCCTGCGGGCGGATGGAAGGGAGTGCGCCGCGGGGAGTGGGTCGAGGTGGAGATCACCCGCTTTCCCGGCCCCCGGACGGAGGCACAGGGGAATATCCTCCGCGCCTTCGGCTATCCGGAAGACCCCGCCGCCGAGCAGAGGATGATCATCGCCAAGTACGGCTTGCGCGAGGATTTCCCGGTGAAGGTACTGAAAGAGGCCGAGGAGTGGCGTGCGCCCCGCGAGAGCGATCCCTTGCCCGAAGGGGTGGAGGATCTGCGCGATCTCACGGTGCTCTCCATCGACCCCCGGACCGCCCGTGACAGGGACGATGCCCTTTCGATCGAGGCGCTTGAGGGCGGCGTCCGTCGTCTCGGCGTCCACATCGCCGATGTGAGCCACTACGTCCCGGCGGGCACGGCGATCGATGGCGAGGCGTCCCGCCGCGGGAACAGCGTCTACTTTCCCGATCGGGCGATCCCGATGCTGCCGCCGAAACTCTCGGGCGATGTCTGCTCCCTCTCGAGCGGCGAGGTCCGCCGCACCTTGTCGGCGTTTCTCGATTTCAACGCGAAGGGAGAGCGCGTGGGCTTCCGGCTCACCTTTGGGTGGATTCGCTCGCGAGGGCAGCTCACCTACCACGGCGCCGGCGCCGTTCTCGAGGGGCGGCAGATACCGGAGGAGGCGGAGTACCGCGCGGCGGCGGGTCTCAAAAAAGAGCTGGACGAGATCGCCGCGCTCTCCCGCCTGCTTCATGCCCGCCGGATGACGCAAGGGAGTCTTGACTTCGAGTTGCCGGAGGCCGAAGTCATCCTCGATGAGAAGGGCGCGCCCCGGGCCATCGAGCGCGCCCCGCGAAACGCCGCCCACCGCCTGGTGGAAGAGTGCATGCTGGCGGCCAACTGCGCCGTGGCGGAGTTTCTGGAGAAAGCGGGGGGAGCAGCCGTCTACCGTGTGCACGATGCACCCGTTGCGGAGAAACTCCAGGCCGTGCGGTTCGTTCTCGCGCAGCTCGGCCTCCCCGCCCCCCAAGCGGATGCACTTGCGCGCCCCGGCGCCCTGCAGGAGGTGCTCGCCGCCGCGGCGGGAAAGGATATCGAGCGCTTTGTGAATCTGGTGGTCCTGCGGAGCATGAGGCTGGCCCGCTATGCCCCCGCTCCGGGGCTTCACTTCGGGCTGGGCTTCAGCCACTACACCCATTTCACCTCGCCCATCCGCAGGTACGCGGACCTTCTGGTGCACCGCCGGCTGAAGCGCCTCCTCCGCGGGGATCGCAGCCGGCCGAATGCAGACGCCCTTGCCGAGAGCTGCGCCCACATCTCCGAGACCGAGCGCACCGCCGAAGCGGCCGAGCGCGATATGGTGGCCTTCCACAAGGCGCTCTTCATGAAGGATCGGGTGGGGGAGCGATTTTCGGGGCACATCTCGGGGGCGGCCGCCTTCGGCATCTTTGTCGAGCTCGCGGACATTTTCGTCGAGGGCATGGTGCCGCTCGCCGCGCTGGCGGATGACTACTACCGGTTCATCCCGGAGGAGTTCTCCGTCCTGGGCGAGCGGACGGGCAGGCGATTCCGCCTCGGCGATCCGGTGAGCGTGCGCGTCGTGGGTGTTGATCTCGGCAAGCGGGAGGTTGAGTTCGAACTTCTCGGCGGGGGCGGG
- a CDS encoding metallophosphoesterase family protein, with product MPKLYAIGDIHGQRRLLRLLIERVPFEKEDEIVFIGDYIDRGPDSRGVVEDVLEFRLKYPRSVFLRGNHEDMFLDYVYEEGRYQSGIFLMNGGYETLQSYGIDPREGPPQLPALHAHFFQNLQYVHQSDGFIFVHAGFRPGVRLSEQKPEDLMWIRKDFFESDADFGRPVVFGHTPMPEVLNELPRFLGIDTGAAYGRKLTCVQLAGGKLIKTYQADISELNEDEA from the coding sequence ATGCCGAAGCTCTATGCCATTGGAGACATTCACGGGCAGCGCCGGCTGCTGCGTCTCCTGATCGAGCGGGTTCCGTTCGAAAAGGAAGACGAAATCGTTTTTATCGGCGACTACATCGATCGCGGTCCCGACTCGCGCGGGGTTGTCGAGGATGTCCTCGAATTCCGCCTCAAATATCCCCGCTCGGTTTTCCTGCGCGGCAACCATGAGGACATGTTCCTGGACTACGTTTATGAGGAGGGCCGCTACCAATCCGGCATTTTCCTGATGAACGGGGGGTACGAAACCCTCCAGAGCTACGGTATCGACCCTCGCGAAGGCCCGCCGCAGCTTCCCGCGCTTCACGCGCACTTTTTCCAGAACCTTCAGTACGTCCATCAGTCGGACGGGTTCATCTTCGTTCATGCCGGCTTCCGGCCCGGCGTGCGCCTGAGCGAGCAGAAGCCCGAAGATCTGATGTGGATCCGGAAGGATTTTTTCGAGTCCGACGCCGACTTCGGGCGGCCCGTGGTCTTCGGCCACACCCCCATGCCGGAAGTCCTGAACGAGCTTCCCCGCTTTTTGGGGATCGACACCGGTGCGGCTTACGGCAGGAAGCTCACCTGCGTCCAGCTCGCGGGCGGCAAACTCATCAAAACCTATCAGGCGGATATCAGCGAACTAAACGAGGATGAAGCGTGA